The DNA sequence GCACCATGGTGAGGAGGTCGATGAGGGTGGCGGCGTGGCAGCCGAGGTGGTCGAGGGCGGCGTGCCCTTTGGCTTCGGTCGCCAGTGAGGGGTAGCCGATGACGCCGGTGGTGGTGTAGGCGCTGATGCCGAGGGTGGTCAGGTGGCGCCGGTCGGTGGCGGTGTGATCGGTCTGTGCCCAGCCGTCGCGCAGGTAGTCGGGGTGGCTGGCGAGGAGGATGGAGGTTTCGAGTTCGCCGGCGTGCATATCGTCGTGGTTGCTGCTGGTGATGGCGGCGGCAGTGCGGGCCTCGGTCCAGTCTTCACGACTCGGATACAGGCCCACGTTCAGCGGGCCGGCGGGCTGGTTGGCTTGCTGCACGACATTGGTGAGCACGGCGTTGCCGCCGTGCGCGTTCACCACAATCAACCCACGCATGCCCTGGCCGGTCAGGGACTGGCCGATATCGGCGATGATCGCGGCCAGGGTGGTGGCGCTGATACTGATGGTGCCGGG is a window from the Mycolicibacterium litorale genome containing:
- a CDS encoding creatininase family protein; this translates as MSHDIIPDLTTTDPAATSAVAVLPVGAFEQHGPHLPLGTDTLIACAITAAITEHHQVLALPPITFGCSHEHAAYPGTISISATTLAAIIADIGQSLTGQGMRGLIVVNAHGGNAVLTNVVQQANQPAGPLNVGLYPSREDWTEARTAAAITSSNHDDMHAGELETSILLASHPDYLRDGWAQTDHTATDRRHLTTLGISAYTTTGVIGYPSLATEAKGHAALDHLGCHAATLIDLLTMVRRT